The sequence below is a genomic window from Clostridium putrefaciens.
AAATCCTCAATTATATTTATTTGCAACATCCTTTTTCTTCTAAACCCTCTAATGCACCGAAAAAAATATAATTGCATTAAGTTAAAGGCTATTACTATAAACATAAGCACTGTTTCTACACCTGTAGGGCTATGAAGAAAGCAATGATCTAAATGCCACTCCGTTTTTAACTGATGAAACGCATTATTTTCAATATCCCATCTTTTATGCATTATCTTCCACAAAGTTTCTACTGAAGTAAATTTGTCTGTAGTTATAATCCATGATTCTTTGATTTCTACTTTATCTTTTTTATGTACTTCTTCTATAAACTTTATAAATCTTACTTTTATCTCTGAATTAGACATTTCAAAATTATCTTCATCCCAGGCTTTTATTTTTATATAGTTGTTACTTTTTCTATTCACAACCCACTTTTTATTTGGCTCCCTGCACTTGAATAAAGCTAATGCATCTTTGACAATATGAAGTCTTTCATCTTTAACTCGTACTACTGCATTCATTCCAATTGATAGCACTTCTTTAATCCAAGTGGATTTACAATATAGAGCGTCAGCGACTATGATATCTGCAAAATGATGAAATTCTTTATATAGCCTATTGATTAGGCGTTTCCCTCCGGTAGTTTCACCTTCATCCTTATTTGATCCATCTGTTTTAGGTTCAAGCATTTCC
It includes:
- a CDS encoding transposase is translated as MNTNYLKQMLTYINKVYHIGKKINTLKDKRIKFSAKVSTISFVVLFGFILQIRSFNRLEHLLEKNKFKKLLPKKTKVPRIDTVRRSLSDFDLEGLNNMHNQIIKTAVKNKVFRASTMDGLKVVAIDGVELFESTKKCCDKCLSRVHNGGVTHYFHRSVVCSTVGSDPNLILGQEMLEPKTDGSNKDEGETTGGKRLINRLYKEFHHFADIIVADALYCKSTWIKEVLSIGMNAVVRVKDERLHIVKDALALFKCREPNKKWVVNRKSNNYIKIKAWDEDNFEMSNSEIKVRFIKFIEEVHKKDKVEIKESWIITTDKFTSVETLWKIMHKRWDIENNAFHQLKTEWHLDHCFLHSPTGVETVLMFIVIAFNLMQLYFFRCIRGFRRKRMLQINIIEDLRDEMLLVQDWINPIFDTT